The Pseudomonas putida nucleotide sequence CCCACAGGCACTTGCGGCTGACACCGAGCTTGCGTGCGAGCTCGGTCTCGGTCATGTGGTCCTGGTGCTCGAGCACGAAGTGCTGGAAGTAGTCCTCCAGCGACAGGTCCTCGGTCGGCTCATGGCTGGCACTGCTGGCGCTGGCCGCGACCAGGGCATTGTCGAGGATGTCATCCTCTTCAAGGTCGCTCAGCTCGATGTCGATGCCCAGCATGTCGGCGGAAATTTCCGCGCTCTCGCTGAGGATCACTGCGCGCTCCACGGCGTTTTCCAACTCGCGTACGTTACCCGGCCAGCTGTAATGACGAATGGCTTGCTCGGCCTCGGCCGAGAAGTGCAGGTCGTCACGGCCGATGCGCGCGCTCTGGCGGGCGAGGAAGGCATTGGCGATCTCGTTGACGTCACTGCCGCGCTCGCGCAGGGCCGGCAACTTCAGGGCGATCACGTGCAGGCGGTAATAAAGGTCTTCGCGGAACTGCCCGGCCTTGGCCAGGTTCTTCAGGTCGCGGTGGGTCGCGGCGATCAGGCGCACGTCGACTTTCTGCGACTGTACCGAACCGACCCGGCGAATTTCGCCTTCCTGCAGCACGCGCAGCAGGCGCGCCTGGGCTTCGAGCGGCAGTTCACCGATTTCGTCGAGGAACAGGGTGCCACCGTCGGCGGCTTCAACCAGGCCGGCACGGCCGGCACTGGCGCCGGTGAATGCGCCTTTTTCGTGGCCGAACAGCTCCGATTCGATCAGGGTTTCCGGAATCGCCGCGCAGTTCACCGAAATCATCGGCGCCTTGGCACGCCGCGACAGGTTGTGCAGCGCGCGGGCAACCAGCTCTTTACCAGTGCCCGACTCACCCTGGATCAGCACGTTGGAGTCGGTGGGCGCAACCTTGCGGATCTTGCTGTACATGTCCTGCATCGGCGGGCACGAACCGATGATGCCGATCTCGCCATTGGCGGTACTGGCAGCCTTGTCGGCTGGCGCTGCCTTGCCGTTGGCCCGCGGCTCGGCGGCCGCGGCTGGCGCGGCAGCAGGGGCATTCTGGCGGTCGCGCAGGATGCGCGCCACGGCCTGGAGCATTTCATCGTGGTCGAAGGGCTTGGCGATGTAGTCCACCGCGCCCATCTTCATCGAGTCCACCGCCGAGCGCAGGCTGGCGTAGCTGGTCATGATCAGCACGGGTGTGCCCTGGCCAAGCTTGATCAGCTCGGTACCCGGGGCGCCCGGCAGGCGCAGGTCGCTGACGATCAGGTCGAAGGTGGCAATGCTGAAGCGTTCCTGGGCTTCCTGCACCGAGCCGGCTTCGCTGACCTGGTACTGGTTCCGTTCGAGCAGCCGACGCAGGGCCGAGCGGATGATGGTTTCGTCTTCGACGATCAGAATGTGCGGCATTGATTCAATTCTCTCGACGGTCTCGAATTTCAGGGGACGTCGCTACGACATGCCGGGGCAGGGTCACGCGGATCCGGGTGCCACGTTGCCGTTCGATGTCGGCCGGGCTGTCGATGGTGATTTGCCCATAATGCTCTTCCACGATGGAATAGACCAGAGCGAGCCCCAGTCCGGTTCCTTCGCCCGGGTCCTTGGTGGTGAAGAATGGCTCGAACAGGCGGTCCATGATGTTCTTCGGGATCCCGCTGCCTTCGTCCTCGACGATGAGGTCGACGGTGTGCTCGCTGACTTCACTGCGCACACGCACGGCACTGCCGGGCGGCGAGGCATCGCGGGCGTTGGAGAGCAGGTTGATCAGCACCTGGGCGAGGCGCTGCGGATCCCCCTCGGCCCAATGGTCCGGGTCGCAGAGGTTGAAGAACTGTACTTCGAAATTGCGCCGGTTCAATGCCAGCAGACCGATGGCGTCTTGCGCCACCTCGGCCAGGCACACCGGTTCTTCGCTGTTCTGATGGCTGCCGCCGGCGTGGGCGAAGCTCATCAGCGACTGGACGATGCGCGACACGCGCTTGGTCTGTTCGAGGATCTGGCTGGACAGCTCGATGATTTCACCATCGCCTTCGCGCTCCTCGCGCAGGTTCTGCGCCAGGCAGGCGATGCCGGTGATCGGGTTGCCGATTTCGTGGGCCACGCCGGCAGCCAGGCGGCCGATGCTGGCCAGGCGTTCGGAATGCACCAGCTTGTCTTCCAGGGCCTGGGTTTCGGTGAGGTCTTCGACCAGCAGCACCAGGCCGCTGTTGCCGGGCGCCAGGGGCTCGTCGATAGCCGCCTTGTGCAGGTTAAGCCAGCGCGGCTGGCCGTCCAGCGCCAGGCGCTGCTTGTGCAGGTGTTCGTCGGGCACGTTGATGAAGCCCTGCAGCAGGCCGCGCCAGGGTTCGCTGATGGTCACCAGGCGTGAGCCGACCACGTGCTTGGCGGCGATGCCGGTCAGCTCTTCCATGGCCTTGTTCCACATCAGGATTTCCTGGTCCTTGGCCAGCGAGCAGACGCCCATGGGCAGCTCCTGCAGGGTCTGGCGGTGGTAGCGGCGCAGGGCGTCGAGCTCGGCAGCCAGGCCGGTGAGGCGCGAGTGGTAGTCTTCCAGGCGGCTTTCGATGAAGTGGATGTCCTCGGTGACGTAGTTTTCGTTACCGGACTTGTACGGCAGGAAGGTCTCGACCATGTCCTGGGCCACGCTTGGCCCCATCAGGCCGGAGAGGTTGGCCTCGATACGGTCACGCAGGCGGCGCAAGGCATAGGGGCGGCGCTCGTCGAACGGCAGGTAGAGGTCGCGCAGGGCCTGCTCGACCTCCTTCTGCGCCGCCTTGGCGCCCAGTGGTTTGGCCAGCTGGGTGGCGAACTCCTGCGGCGAGGCGGCATGCAGCTCGCGGCGCTGCGGCCGGCGTACGTTGTCCACCGCGCAGGCTTCGGCGGCGCTGACTTCTTCGCTGCTGGCATTGGTGAACAGCGAAATCAGCGTGAACAGCAGGACGTTGGCCGCCAGCGAGGCAATGGCCGCCATGTGCCAGCTGGTGTCGTCGAGCACATAGATCATGTCCAGCAACGGGATATAGAAGCCCTGCAGGTTGCCCAGCAGCGGCAGCAGCATGGTCACCATCCACACCAGGGTCCCGGCCAGCAAGCCGGCGATGAAACCGCGGCGGTTGGCGGTCGGCCAGTACAGCACCGACAGCACACCAGGCAAGAACTGCAGAGTGGCGACGAAGGCGACGATACCCAGGTTGGCCAGGCTCTGGTGGTTGTTCTGGGTCAGGTAGAAGACGAACCCGGCAGTGATGATGGCGACGATCAGTGCGCGGCGCGTCCATTTCAGCCAGCGGTAGATATTGCCCTCGGCCGGTGGCTGGTACAGCGGCAGCACCAGGTGGTTGAGGGCCATGCCAGACAGGGCAAGCGTGGTGACGATGATCAGCCCGCTGGCGGACGCAAGACCGCCGACGTAGGCGAGCAGTGTCAGTGCCTGGTTGTTGGCGGCGATCCCCAGGCCCAGGGTGAAGTACTCGGGGTTGGTGCTGGCGCCCAGGCGCAGGCCGGCCCATAGCACCAGTGGCACGGCCAGGCTCATCAGCAGCAGGAACAGCGGCAGGCCCCAGCTGGCGCTGACCAGCGCGCGCGGGTTGAGGTTCTCGGTGAAGGCCATGTGGTACATGTGCGGCATGACGATGGCCGAGGCGAAGAACACCAGCAACAGGGTGCGCCAAGGGCCTTCCTGCAGCGGCGTATGCAGCGCCGCCAGGGCGGTCTGGTTCTGCAGCAGCCAGACTTCCAGTTCATGTGGGCCACCGAACACGCCGTACAGCGCATATAGGCCAATACCGCCCAGGGCCAGCAGCTTGATCACCGATTCGAAGGCGATGGCGAACACCAGGCCTTCGTGCTTCTCACGCGTGGCGATGTGGCGCGAGCCGAAGAAGATGGTGAACAGGATGATCAGCGTACAGAAGGCAAAGGCCACCCGGGCCTTGACCGGCTCGCCGGTGAGAATGCTGATCGAGTCGGCCACCGCCTGGATCTGCAGTGCCAGCAAGGGCAGCACGCCGATCAGCATGATGATCGTGGTCAGCGCGCCAGCCCAGGTGCTGCGAAAGCGAAACGCCAGCAGGTCGGCCAGCGACGACAACTGGTAGGTGCGCGTGATTTTGAGGATCGGATACAGCAGCACCGGTGCCAGCAGGAAT carries:
- a CDS encoding sensor histidine kinase is translated as MPMSFSLTQMILISAAYLMVLFGVAWISERGLIPRSIIRHPLTYTLSLGVYASAWAFYGSVGLAYQYGYGFLACYLGVSGAFLLAPVLLYPILKITRTYQLSSLADLLAFRFRSTWAGALTTIIMLIGVLPLLALQIQAVADSISILTGEPVKARVAFAFCTLIILFTIFFGSRHIATREKHEGLVFAIAFESVIKLLALGGIGLYALYGVFGGPHELEVWLLQNQTALAALHTPLQEGPWRTLLLVFFASAIVMPHMYHMAFTENLNPRALVSASWGLPLFLLLMSLAVPLVLWAGLRLGASTNPEYFTLGLGIAANNQALTLLAYVGGLASASGLIIVTTLALSGMALNHLVLPLYQPPAEGNIYRWLKWTRRALIVAIITAGFVFYLTQNNHQSLANLGIVAFVATLQFLPGVLSVLYWPTANRRGFIAGLLAGTLVWMVTMLLPLLGNLQGFYIPLLDMIYVLDDTSWHMAAIASLAANVLLFTLISLFTNASSEEVSAAEACAVDNVRRPQRRELHAASPQEFATQLAKPLGAKAAQKEVEQALRDLYLPFDERRPYALRRLRDRIEANLSGLMGPSVAQDMVETFLPYKSGNENYVTEDIHFIESRLEDYHSRLTGLAAELDALRRYHRQTLQELPMGVCSLAKDQEILMWNKAMEELTGIAAKHVVGSRLVTISEPWRGLLQGFINVPDEHLHKQRLALDGQPRWLNLHKAAIDEPLAPGNSGLVLLVEDLTETQALEDKLVHSERLASIGRLAAGVAHEIGNPITGIACLAQNLREEREGDGEIIELSSQILEQTKRVSRIVQSLMSFAHAGGSHQNSEEPVCLAEVAQDAIGLLALNRRNFEVQFFNLCDPDHWAEGDPQRLAQVLINLLSNARDASPPGSAVRVRSEVSEHTVDLIVEDEGSGIPKNIMDRLFEPFFTTKDPGEGTGLGLALVYSIVEEHYGQITIDSPADIERQRGTRIRVTLPRHVVATSPEIRDRREN
- a CDS encoding sigma-54-dependent transcriptional regulator, giving the protein MPHILIVEDETIIRSALRRLLERNQYQVSEAGSVQEAQERFSIATFDLIVSDLRLPGAPGTELIKLGQGTPVLIMTSYASLRSAVDSMKMGAVDYIAKPFDHDEMLQAVARILRDRQNAPAAAPAAAAEPRANGKAAPADKAASTANGEIGIIGSCPPMQDMYSKIRKVAPTDSNVLIQGESGTGKELVARALHNLSRRAKAPMISVNCAAIPETLIESELFGHEKGAFTGASAGRAGLVEAADGGTLFLDEIGELPLEAQARLLRVLQEGEIRRVGSVQSQKVDVRLIAATHRDLKNLAKAGQFREDLYYRLHVIALKLPALRERGSDVNEIANAFLARQSARIGRDDLHFSAEAEQAIRHYSWPGNVRELENAVERAVILSESAEISADMLGIDIELSDLEEDDILDNALVAASASSASHEPTEDLSLEDYFQHFVLEHQDHMTETELARKLGVSRKCLWERRQRLGIPRRKSNATSDN